The Zingiber officinale cultivar Zhangliang chromosome 9A, Zo_v1.1, whole genome shotgun sequence genome window below encodes:
- the LOC122020962 gene encoding probable calcium-binding protein CML18, with protein sequence MEGRGEAMAADAPGSFGLFRMDEIEKVFACYDANGDGRISASELAGVLRALGLDASPAEISDMIAEMDSDGDGFVDLQEFADFHRRSGGGGGGDGDGDSRELREAFDVYDLDGNGQISAEELHRVLSRLGEECSVEDCARMILSVDVDGDGNVNFEEFKKMMIDGVGGR encoded by the coding sequence ATGGAAGGGAGAGGAGAAGCGATGGCGGCGGACGCCCCGGGCTCTTTTGGCCTCTTCCGCATGGACGAGATCGAGAAGGTCTTCGCCTGCTATGACGCCAACGGCGACGGTCGGATCTCCGCCTCCGAGCTCGCCGGCGTCCTTCGCGCCCTCGGCCTAGACGCCTCCCCCGCCGAGATCAGCGACATGATAGCCGAGATGGACTCCGACGGAGACGGCTTCGTCGACCTCCAGGAGTTCGCCGACTTCCACCGCCGAAGCGGCGGCGGAGGCGGCGGCGATGGAGACGGCGACAGCAGGGAGCTGAGGGAGGCGTTCGACGTGTACGACCTCGACGGAAACGGGCAGATCTCCGCGGAGGAACTCCATCGGGTGCTGAGTCGTCTCGGGGAGGAGTGCTCCGTCGAGGATTGCGCGCGGATGATCCTATCCGTCGATGTCGACGGCGACGGCAACGTCAACTTTGAGGAGTTCAAGAAGATGATGATCGACGGCGTCGGAGGGAGGTGA